The window GCCGGACGGGCCGTGGTCGGCCTGACCAACGACGCGGGCGACGTCCTACTCGCAGTCCACAAGGAGGAGTCCGTCGCCATGCTCCCGCATTGCGGCGTCGAACCGGGCGAGGACTGGGCCGCAGTCGCCCGCGGGACGGTCGAGATAACGACCGACCTCCCCTTCGAACTCGACGGCGTGGAGGCCGTCAGGGAGATAGACCACTTCGCCGAAGGCGAGGACGAACCGCACGCCACGACGTACGGCGTCGTCTTCCGCGCTTCGGTCGCGGGCGACCCCGACACCGCCGACCCCAGTCACGACGAGAACGAGCACTGGGACGCCGACTGGTTCGACGCGGTTCCGGAGAACACGCCCGAGGGGTCGGGTCTCGTGGAGGACGACATCCGACTGTTCGTGGACTGACCGTCGACACTCGGCGCGACCGGCGGTACCGCTCGGCGCGGAGGCGGCGTCGGTCCCGCGTCTCGTCTCGTTCGTTTACAAGACCGTGAGCGCGCTCCCACCGAGACCGTCTTCGAAACTCCTCCCGTTTTCGTATCCGCAAACGTTTGCGTTTTCGAAATCGAAAACAGTCTACGAGGGCCTGCTGCAGTACCGTCGTGGCACCACGTGCTTCACGCAGAAACCGCGCGACCTCACGCCGACCCGGAACACGTGTGACTGTGGAGTTTCACCCGCTCGGTCGGGTCCGGGCCGTCGAGTCGAACCGGCTGTTCCACGTAGTAGAGTTCCAGTCGCCGCACGCCGTCCTCGTGGGTCGCGTTCCACCGCTGGCAGAGGTACTCGGCGAACTGTGGACGGAGCGGGGCGTACGCGCTCGCCCGGAGGTCCATCATGTACTTGAACCACCTGACGTTGCGGTAGCTCCGCGCCACGTTAGGCGGCGGGTCCCACCTCACCGCTCGCCGGTGGAACACGTCCACCCGTTCGCCCGACGCCAGTTCGCCGGGCACCACGTACCACCCGTCGGTCGTCCGGGGTTCGGGCGCGAACATGTCCCAGCGGTACTCCTCGGGGTCCACCGTCGAACTCACGTCCTCGGGCAGCGCGACGTAGCCGAGCGTGGCCGCGTTCCAGAGGAGGACGAGCGCGAGCAGACTCCCAACGACCGGCGGTCGAACTCGGCGCACCCACCGCGCGACGCCGGACGGCACCGACCCGACCGCTCCGAACCGCGACTTCGGGACCAGTTGCTCGACGCGCGTCGGCCACTCGGTGGCGGCGAGTCGCTTCCCGACCCGAGACTCGCAGAACTTCGCGGTCGCGGCGTCCCAGAACACACTCGGCAGGAAGGGGAGGAGGCCCGCGATGGAGACGAGGGGGAAGACGGTGATTCGCATCGTCAGCGCCATTCCGAGGTGCATCCCGACGAACAGCGCGGCGAACGCGGCGCGCGCCCACCCTGTTAGGAGCAGTAGCCCGACCGACGCGACCAGCAGGACGAGCCACACCCTGTCGAAGGCCCTGAGCAGGGTCGGGTACTGGGCCAGCGCGTCACCGACGCCCGTCGTCAACTGGTCCAACCGGAACACGTACAGAATCGCCTCGCCGCTCACCCACAGGTCGCCCCGGAGTTTGAACAGCGCGTTCGCTGTGTAGACGAGGACTACTTGCACCAACAGCGCCGCGGACGCGACGCTGGCGACGCGTCCGACCCGCGTCTCTCGCCCGACTCCTTCGCTCCCCGCCTCGCTCACCGTCGCCGTCTCCGCGCGGAGCGCGTCCACCGACCACCGGCGGCCCAGCGGCAGGAACGCGCCCCAGAACAGCAGGCGTCGGAGCAGCGAGTCGCCGCCGTTGAGCAGGACCGGGTTCCGGGCGTGGAGCGACACCAGCAGGACGAACGACACCGCCGTGGCGAGGGTGGTTCGGTAGCCCACGAGTAGCGCCGCGGCGGCCACACCGGCGAGGACGAACAGCAGGCCCTGTACCCACGGCGACCCGGAGAGGGCGTGGAGCGAGAGCGCGGCGATACCGCCGACGTGGTCGCGGAGGACCGACCGCGGCAGGACCCCGGCGTCGGTGTAGAACGCGACGAGGTCACGCGACCGGAGCAACAGGTCCGCGAGCAGGAGAACGCCCAGCGAGACCCGGAGCGCGGCCAGCGCCCGCGGGTCCACGCCGAACCGACGGGCGAGCGCGCTCCCGGCGCGGTCCCGGAGCGTCCTGCGGAGGGCGCGAACGTCCATGATGTAGCGGCTTATCAGCTTCGTCCTGTAAACGTATCGAAGAGAGCGCGGCCGCATCAGCTCCGACTGGCGACCGGGCTTAAGTCCCGAGACGCCGTATCGAACGCCATGACCGTCTACGAGACGGACGTGCCCGGCGTCGGTCGGAAGTTCGAGTACGAGATAGACGGCGACGACCGTCTCGTAGTCCTCATCCACCACGACGGCAAGCGCGAGGTGTTCCGGCGGCGCTCGGCCGAGGCCGACAGCGAGAAACTCTTCGAACTCACCGACAAGCAGGCGAGGGAGTTCGGCACCCTGCTGGAGGGCGCGTACTTCCAACCGCTCGATTTAGAGCGCGTGCAGGTCCCGGTCGGCGACGAGATAATCGAGTGGCACGACGTGGGACCGGACTCGCCGCTCGTCGGCCAGTCGCTGAGCGACTGCGGAATCCGCCGACGGACCGGCACGTCCGTCCTCGCGGTCCAGCGCGACGGAGAGACGTTCGCCAACCCGGACGCGGACTTCGAGTTAGACGCGGGTGACGTGGTGGTCGCGCTCGGGACTCGCGCCGAACACGGGACGCTGGCGGACCTCGTGTCGAACTGATGGCGGAGGCCCTCGTGGAACTGGGCATCGCGTTCACCGCCCTCGCGGTCGCGGGTGCCCTCGCGGCGCGGGTCGACCAGTCGGTCATCCCGGCGTACATCCTCACGGGCATCGTCGTCGGACCGAACGAACCCCGGTCGCTCGGTCCGCTGGACCTGACGCTCGTCTCCCACTCGCAGGTACTCGACGTCGGCGCGGACCTCGGCGTCGTCTTCCTCCTGTTCTTCCTCGGACTGGAGTTCAGTCCCGACCGCCTGCTGGCGCGCCCGACCAGACTGCTCGGCGTGGGCGCGGCGGACTTCGCCATCAACTTCGGCGTCGGCGCGGCGCTGGCCGCGCTGTTCGGGTTCCCGCTGCTCACCGCTCTCTTCTTCGCCAGCGTCGTCTACATCTCCTCCAGCGCGGTGGTGACGAAGTCGCTGGTCGAGCGCGGGTGGATAGCCGACCCCGAGAGCGACGTGATTCTTGGCACCCTCGTCTTCGAGGACCTCCTCATCGCCGTCGTCCTCGCCGTCCTGTCCGCAGTCGCGCTCGGGGGTGGGGGAGTCGCCGCGGTCCTCTCGTCGGTCGCGACCGCCGCCGCGTTCCTGCTCGCGCTCGCGGTCACCGCGGTCTACGGCACGCCGTACGTTGAGCGACTGCTCTCGGTCGAGGCCGACGAACTCTTCTTGCTGTTCGCGGTGGGAATTACCACATTGGTGGCAGGGGAAGCGCTCGCTATCGGCGTCAGCGAGGCCGTTGCCGCCTTCTTCGTCGGTATCGCGTTCGGTCGGACGAACCACGCCGAGCGCCTCGAAGACGTGGTCGGCCCGACTCGCGACCTGTTCGCGGCGGTGTTCTTCTTGACCATCGGCCTGACGACCGACGTGACGACGTTTCTCGATGTGGGTCTACTCCTCGCCGTCGCGGTGGTGGCGACCGGTGTCTCGAAACTTGCCAGCGGTCTCCTCGGCGGTCGGTTCTACGGACTGAACCGGCGTCGGTCGCTCCGAGTCGGCGTCGGACTGGTCCCGCGCGGCGAGTTCTCGCTGGTCATCTCCTCGCTGGCGGCCGCGGGCGGAGCGACCGTCCCGAGAACCGACGAACTCACGTCGTTCACGGTGGCATACGTCCTCGTCATGAGCATCCTCGGGACGGTGGCGATGCAGTACGCCGACTCGCTGACGGCGTTCCGCGGTGGGGAGTAAATGCGGACGGAGGACGAGCGGCCGAAGCACCTCGTGGACCGGACGACGAACTCACTTCCACTTCATGGAGCAACCCCGCGCGGGCACGAACTCCGACTCGACTTCCTCGCCCGGCAGCACCGATTCGATGGCGTCCCGAACGTAGATTTCGGTCGGTCGTCGTCGGAGTTGGCGCGTCGTCCCGTAGTCCGGCGTCCTCGTACCGTCCTCCGGAGACTAAAAGAGGTGTTTCACCGCTCCGAGACGTTCTATTCGACTCCGAGAGGTGGATTCGTCGGCTCTAGAGAATCTAACAGCGTCGCCTTGGAAAGGTCACTTGTAGTGTAAGGGAGACCGGTTTTCCGTGATTGAACTGTTGCGGGGGTTTATCTAGAATACAGATAGTATGAAATATATGGCTCCTGAATCCTCGGAGGTCCTCCTTGAGTGCGTCCAAAAACGGGGTGAATTACTCGCGGAAATCCGTGACGGCACCGTCGAAAAACGCGACCTCACGGACAGTCTCCCCGTGTCTCGTTCGACGGTTAATCGGGCGATTAGCGAACTCACCGAACTCGAAATCGTCCGCGAACGGGCGGGAGACTGCGAACTCACGCTCTACGGAGAGAGCCTGTATCAGTCTTACCGGCGGTTCATCCACCTCTACGACAAACTGCTTGCCGCGAAACCCCTTCTGGTCAACCTACCGTCGTCGTTTCCGTTCGACTACGACGTCCTCCGAAGTGCGACTGTGCACGTCTGTGAACGACCGGACCCACGCAAACCGCTCACCGCTCTCCACAGTCGTGTCGAAGATGGCGATGAGGTACAAGTTCTTTCGTCGGTCGTGATGCCCGCCACCGTCGAACTCTATTACGAACAGATTACGGAGCAGAACCTTACCGCCGAGTTCACGCTCTCTGCGTTCGTCCTCGAACATCTCCTCTCCGAGTATCCCGAGAAGACTCGGACCGTTCTCGAACTCGAACACACGACGTTCCACACGATTGAGGAGGACTTGACGTTCGAATTAGTCGTCGTGGATGGTACGGAAGTCTGGTTCGGGGTCTACGACGAGAGGGGGCGTATCGTCGGTGCATTCGTTGCCGATACCTCGACCGCTATCGAGTGGGCCGAATCGTTGTACGCCGACTTCCGCGATGGAAGTTCCCCTATCGCGTCTTCACGAGGGAAATTCGACATGGGATAGGCGTTTTGGTGAATTCGGTCGGTCTCTCCGTGGACGCTGAGACGAGGTGCAAATGCTGAACTTCTGCTCGTGACCTGCGCTGCGCTCATCGACCGCACGTAATACCAACGGTTAGTTAATTACATCTATAGTTTAGTGATTATATTGGGTGAATCAACCCCTATGGCGAAAGATACGAAACGGCGAGCTATTTCGAGACGGAACGCCCTGAAAGGACTCGGAACCGGCGCACTCGGTGCTTCGAGTATCGGGTTCGCCACCGCGAGTTCTGGCGAGGACACCGTTCGTATTCCCACGGTCAAACGCGGCGACGAGGTCCTCAAACGGAAAGCTGTCCCGCGGTCGTGGTACGAACACACCCAACACTCCGAACAGGTCCGAGAGAAACTCGTCGAGCAACACCTCGACGACCCGGGCGTCCAGAGCATCGCCTCCGCCCGGTGGGACAAACGCTTCGGCGGGAAGAACGGTCTCCTCGTCGAGGTCGAAGTCGACCCAGAGACGTACAAGGATACCCTCCCGGACTCGAAGGGTGGGGTCCCGGTTCGGACTACGGACGCTCCCGACCTGCGACCGGGAGACTGCTGTTTCCACGACGATTACGACCCGGTTCCCGGCGGCGTCGCGGTCCAAACCGCAAACGGTGGCGGGAGTGCCGGCTTCTGTGTCGACGACCCCGACGGAAACAAGCGACTGCTGACGGCGAATCACCTGTGGAACACGTGCTCGGACAACACCGGCAAGACCCTCCACCAGCACACTGACGAGTTCGGTGTGGTCGATAGCTACGACGCGGACACGGACTACGCACTCGTCAAACCCACGAGCACGGAAGGAATCGACAACGAAGTGTTCGTCAACGGTATCCGGTACCGGGTGTCCGGCTACAAGACGACCTCCGGCATCAACGACCTGATATCCTCGGGTGAGACCTGCTACGACACCGGGGCGACGACCTGCACGACCGAAGGGACCATCGAGGCCAACGGTCTCAGCACTCCCGGTTACGACTGCATCGACTACGAAGGTGCGGGAATCAAAGCGAACATCGTGGCTGGCGACGGGGACTCGGGCGGTCCCATCGTCTCGCTCGACGAGTTCAACGGGAACCAGTACGCCGTCATCATCGCGCACTTCTCCCTGTTCGACAAGGATTCCTCGGTGAGCTGTCACTGGGGTAGCGGGTACAAGGGAAGCCCGATATACGGAACGGCGTTCAACCACCTTCACGACAACCACAACCTCACCATCTGCTGAGCCTCCCCAACGCCCATTTTTCACGACCAATACGACCACGCCAGAAACATGAACCTGAAAGACCCGAGATATACCGGGGAGAACCGATGTCTCCCGTGTACGGCTGTCAACCTCGCCATCTCGTTCGCGCTCGCGGCAATCGCCTATCACGTCCTCGAAGTCGTTATCGCCGCCGCGATACTCGTTCTCTCAGTGGTACTCGTCTACGCACGCGGGTACCTCGTTCCGGGGACGCCCGGCCTCACCAAGAAGTACCTCCCAGAGACCGTACTGGCGCTCTTCCACGGTTCCGAGAAGTGGGGGTCCGACGAGACCGACGCCGACGGTCGAATTGGCGAGACCGAGGTGTTTCTCCACGAGCACGGAATCGTCGAACCGTGCGAGAACGGCGAAGACGTCTGTATCGCGCCGGACTTTCGGTCGTCTTGGTACGACCGGATGGCGTCGCTCCGAGAGAACGACGTCCGAACCGTTCTCGGTACGCATCTCGACGTCGCTCCGTCGGACGTAGTTGTAGAGCGGGGCGACGAACGGATTTCCGTCCGGTATAACGGCCGCCATCTCGGGTCGTGGCGGTCGGAAGCGCTGTTACTCGCCGACGTAGCGACCGAACTGGAACTGCGGGAGCGCCATCCAGAGTGGTCGCACCTTCTCGTCCAAGAACGGGAACAGGTTATCGGTGGTCTCCGGGTCTTCCTCGACCGGTGTCCGGACTGTCTGGAACCAGTTACGGAACGGGAAACCCCGACCGAGACCTGCTGTTCGGTCCGAACCGAAATCGCGGGCGAATGCGTCGGCTGTGGAACCCAACTGTATTCGTTACCGCAACCGACCACCGCCTGACACTCGGCACCGCGAAAGAAACACGCGAAATCCCTCCGCTCGGAAACGAGCGCGCGTCCCGAGGGGGTAAAACGCCCATTTTACTCTTGCTAAACCCTATCACCTCGCCGTCCATATCGTCGTCTATGTCGTCGATAAGCCGTCTTCTGTCACAGGGGCCGTCTTCTGCCTCTGGTCGAGAAGGCGACGAACAGGACCCTGCTCTGATAGCTATCGATGACGAAGCGGCTGATGACGTCTTCTCCGCACTCTCGTCCACGACCGCCCGTTCCATCCTCTCGTCGCTCTACGAGGAACCGCGGACCGCTTCCGAAATCGCCGACTCGACGGACACGTCGCTCCAGAACGTGAACTACCACGTCAACAACCTCCGGGACAGTGACCTTATCCGAGTGGTTGACACCGGCTACTCGGACCAAGGACGGGAGATGAAGGTGTACGCGCCGACCAACGAAGCCCTCGTCGTGTTCGCGAGTGATGACCTCGAACGCGACTCGTTTTGGAACACCCTCAAGCGGTTACTCGGCGGCGTCGGTCTCTTAGCCGTCGTCAGCCTCGCTATCGACAGACTCGTCCGTCAACCCGCCTCCCGGCGTCAACTCACCCCCGGTACGACCGGACCGACTCCCTCTGAGACGTTTTCGCTCTCGCCCGGAGCTATCTTCTTCCTCGGGGCTGTCTTCGCGCTCCTCGCCGTCGCGGCGTGGTGGCACTTTCGGTCGTACTGACACGGGCCGCGGTCTCACCGCCCCTCGTGGAGGGTAAAACGGCTTTTTTAGCCCACAGAAGCTGTTTATCCGTTACGCACGAACGTCTGACTGTCCATGAAACGCCGCACCTACCTCGCCTCGTCAGCAACCTTCACCGCGAGCGCCGGATGCCTCGGTCGAATCGCCGCAACGAACGACTTCTCCACAAAACAGACGCAGAAGACAGTCTCCGTCACGAACGTCGGCACGAAAGGAGCACCCGAAGGACTCGACCTTCACGTAGCGGTCCATGACCCGACGATTACGGAGGACTCGACCGCTCGTATGTCGTTGAAATACACGAACATAGGCGAGAACACTCTCAGCCTGAACATCAACCCGGACGCCCCGGACCCCGTATTCAGCGTCGAAGACAGTCCGGGACTCCTTCTCCTCTCCGACGCGTACGACCCGAGACAGACCTCGCCGGGGTGCTGGAAACCGAAACAGGACCAGTTCGTGCAACCCGGCGTTGTCCATAACTACCGGCTCGAACCCGGACAGACCGCAACGCTCACCTACGATGTGTGGGCGAATCCGACACAGGATGGCTGTATCCAACCGGGTGACTACCGACTCGAACTCCTGTACGGCTCGACTACACTCACCGTCGCCCGCAGGTGACTTCGCCTGTTTTAGTGGGACTTGGGACTCATAACGAGACCGACGAGCGCGTACACGACAGGCCGACGTCTTGCGTTTGTCCCGCGGCCGCCGGGTTCTCACCGGCGGAAACGCCGTGCTCGCACCCCGTCTTCGGGACGTCTAGTCTCGATACAGTCGGCACTGACTCGTCCCTTGGCGTGCCAGAACCAGAAGAATGGGTGAGCGACGGAACCGGCGCGGTCAGTCCGCGAGCGCGACTCCCTCGGCCGCGAACCGCTCGTCTACGCGCCGGATGACCACCGAGCGCACCCGCACGAGGTCGGTGTGTTCGGGGTCGGCAATCCAGAACCGAATCTGGAGTCGGACGTGGTCCGGGGTGAGTTCGGTCGCTCGAACCGACGGCTTCGGGTCGGAGAGGGTCTCGGGGATTGCGGCCACCTCGGAGCGCAGCATCTCGGACACCTCGTCGGCGTCGTGTTCCCTGCTCACGTCGAACGAGAGCGTGACCCGGAGTCGGTCCGCGGCGGCCGGGTTCGTCACTTCGCTGGCGGTCAGGTTCGAGTTCGGCACCGTGACCAGTTCGCCGTCGAAAGTCCGGACGCGGGTGACCCGGAAGCCGATGTCCTCGACCACGCCCTCCGTGTCGCCCCACCGAATCCAGTCGCCGATTTGGAACTTCTCGTCGGCGACGATGAACGCGCCGCTGACCACGTTGGACATCAGGCTCTGACTCGCGAGACCGACCGCCAGCGTGAGCGCGGCCGCGATGGTCGCCGAGGCGCTGAGCAGGTTCCCGAGACCCGCCGCGCTGAACCCGAACGTCAGCGCGAAGAAGAGGACGGCGACGCGAGCGAGACGACGGAGCGGGCGCGCGAGGGTCGGTTCGAGTTTGCGTGCGCGAACTATCCGGTTCATAACCGGTTCGAAGAACAACCGACCGACGGCGTAGACGACGGCGAACCCGAGTACGAAGAACGCCGCCCGGAGGGCTATCGAAACGACGAACGACAGGAGGTCGGGGACGAGTTGCAGAACGAACACGGCCTCTCCGGTACGTCTACCGCGGGTAGCCGTGTCAAAGTTCTGGCGGATGCGCGTCCGAGGCGCCTAGAGTAGCGAGTAGGGCCGATTTCGGTCGCTACTTCGGGACCTGTTCGAGCGCTTCGGGCGGCCCGCCCGACAGTTCGTCGCGGTCGTGGGGTGCCTCGAAGTCGATGTCGGGTCCCTTCGGGACGATGCGCTTGGGGTTCAGGTCGGCGTGACTCCGGTAGTAGTGCTCCTTGATGTGGTCGAGGTGAACCGTCTCGGCGACCCCCTCGGTCTGGTAGAGGTCTCGGAGGTACGGCCAGAGGTTGTCGTAGTCCGAAATTTGGCGGACGTTGCACTTGAAGTGGGTGTGGTAGACGGCGTCGAACCGGACGAGCGTTGTGAACATCGCCACGTCGGCCTCCGTGAGCGCGTCGCCACAGAGGTACCGCCGGTCTTCGAGCAGGTCGTCGTAACGGTCGAGCGCGTCGAACAGTTCGGTGACGGCCCTGTCGTAGGCCCGCTGGGTGCCCGCGAACCCGGCCCGGTAAACCCCGTTGTTGATGGGTTCGTAGATGTCTTCGATGGTCTCGTCCACCTCGTCGCGGTAGCCCTCGGGATAGAGGGTCACGTCACGGGTGGCGACTCCGTCGAATGCCGTGTCGAGCATCCGCATTATCTCCTCGGACTCGTTGTTGACGATGGTCTCGCGCTCCGTGTCCCAGAGGACGGGCACCGTGGGGCGGCCGGTGAACTCGGGGTCGGCCGCGACGTAGGTCTCCCGGAGGTAGTCGAAGCCGTTGACGCGGTCCTCGGTACAGCCCTCCTTCTCGGGGCTGAACTCCCAGCCGTCGTTCTCGCGGTAGGGGTCTACGACCGAGACCGAGATTGCGTCTTCCAGTCCCTTCAGACTCCGGACCAGCAGGGTACGGTGCGCCCACGGACAGGCGTAGGAGACGTAGAGGTGGTACCGACCCGCCTCGGCCGGGAACTTGGCGTCCGGGTCGTCCTCGACCCAATCCCGGAAGGCGGTCTCCTGCCTGTCGAACTCGCCCTCCTCGTCGGTGGATTCGTAGGCGTCGGTACGCCACTCGCCGTCCACGAGCATGTTCATAGCTCAATCTACGGCTTCGAGGCCAAAAGGACCGTTGCTCGCGGCAGTCGGCTCCGCGGCGTCGCCAGCAGTGGCGTCATCGAACCGTCTCCGAGCGGTCCGTGACGTGACGCCGAACTCGCTCTCGGACGCTCCGTGACTTCGGCAGGCTCCCGTTCCGTACGACGGCACTGGCCGTCGACAGTTGGTTTCTCGCCGAAACCCATCGGTTTCAAAGAACAGGCCCAACCTTTCTTGGCGGTGTAGCACTCAGGATTTCGTATGGTCGAAGTAGGGCAACTCGCACTCACTGCGGTCATGGGGGTGCTTCTGGTCGTCGTCGCCGCGTACATCCTGCGCATCGAAGACTGGCGGTCGTACACGCCGCTCACCGGAGGGGGTGGTGGCGCGTACCGCGAGGGCGCGGAAGTGACCCATCGGGAGAAGCCGGAGGGGTTATCCCGGTGGCTGACGACGGTGGACCACAAGGACATCGGCATCCTCTACGGTATCTACGGTCTCATCGCGTTCGCGTGGGGCGGTATCAACATCATCCTCATGCGGACCGAACTGATGACGCCCGAGTCAGTCGTCATCGGGGCGAACTTCTACAACTCGCTGCTCACCTCTCACGGTATCACGATGCTGTTCCTGTTCGGAACGCCAATCATCGCGGCGTTCGGCAACTACTTCATCCCGCTGCTCATCGGCGCGGACGACATGGCGTTCCCCCGAATCAATGCCATCGCGTTCTGGCTCCTCCCGCCGGGCGCGCTGCTCATCTGGTTCGGCTTCTTCGCCGCGCCGTTGAACATCGGCATCCAACCGTCCCAGACCGCGTGGACGATGTACGCGCCGCTCTCGGTCGAGCAGACCAACCCCGGCGTGGACCTGATGCTGCTCGGACTCCACCTGACCGGCGTCTCGGCGACGATGGGGGCCATCAACTTCATCGCGACTATCATCACCGAACGCGGCGAGGACGTGGGGTGGCCGGAACTCGACATCTTCTCGTGGACGATGCTCACCCAGTCGGGTCTCATCCTGTTCTCGTTCCCGCTGTTGGGAAGCGTGCTCGTCATGCTCCTGCTCGACCGGAACTTCGGGACCTCGTTCTTCCTGAGTCCCGGCGGCGGGTCGCTACTCTACCAGCATCTGTTCTGGTTCTTCGGCCACCCGGAGGTGTACATCCTCGTGCTGCCGCCGATGGGATTAGTCAGCCTCATCCTGCCGCGGTTCTCGGGCCGGAAGCTGTTCGGGTTCAAGTTCGTCGTCTACTCGACGCTGGCAATCGGGGTCCTGAGTTTCGGGGTCTGGGCGCACCACATGTTCGCCACCGGCATCGACCCGCGGATTCGCGGGAGTTTCATGGCGGTGTCGATGGCTATCGCTATCCCGAGCGCGGTCAAGACGTTCAACTGGATAACCACCATGTGGAACGGCCGGTTGCGACTCACTGCGCCGATGCTGTTCTCCATCGGGTTCGTCCAGAACTTCATCATCGGCGGCGTCACGGGCGTCTTCCTCGCGTCCATCCCGGTGGACCTCGTCCTCCACGACACCTACTACGTGGTCGGTCACTTCCACTTCATCGTGATGGGTGCCATCGCCGTCGCCGGGTTCGCGGGCATCTACTACTGGTTCCCGATGGTCTCGGGCCGGATGTACCAGCGCACCCTCGCCAAGGCCCACTTCTGGCTCACCATGCTCGGCACGAATCTGGTGTTCTTCTCCCTGCTCATTCTGGGGTACGGCGGGATGCCCCGGCGCTACGCCACCTACCTCCCGAAGTTCCAGAGTTTCCACGTCATCGCCGGAGTCGGGACGTTCATCCTCGCGTTCGCGCAACTCATCTTCGTCTACAACATCGTCACCTCGTGGATGGAGGGCGCTCGCGTCGAGAGCGGCGACCCGTGGGACCTCCAAGACGACGGTCTGAAGACCCGGGAGTGGACGTGGTTCGAGCGCAAGCGCGAGACCGCACTCACAGACGGCGGAGAAGGCACGGCCGCGGACGGCGGCGAAGGGACCG is drawn from Halorussus sp. MSC15.2 and contains these coding sequences:
- a CDS encoding NUDIX hydrolase, with the protein product MPETSTETTDDVSPADSLTDPERLRDRADVPFTSEEAMHDDRDHCNTDTAGRAVVGLTNDAGDVLLAVHKEESVAMLPHCGVEPGEDWAAVARGTVEITTDLPFELDGVEAVREIDHFAEGEDEPHATTYGVVFRASVAGDPDTADPSHDENEHWDADWFDAVPENTPEGSGLVEDDIRLFVD
- a CDS encoding HTTM domain-containing protein — translated: MDVRALRRTLRDRAGSALARRFGVDPRALAALRVSLGVLLLADLLLRSRDLVAFYTDAGVLPRSVLRDHVGGIAALSLHALSGSPWVQGLLFVLAGVAAAALLVGYRTTLATAVSFVLLVSLHARNPVLLNGGDSLLRRLLFWGAFLPLGRRWSVDALRAETATVSEAGSEGVGRETRVGRVASVASAALLVQVVLVYTANALFKLRGDLWVSGEAILYVFRLDQLTTGVGDALAQYPTLLRAFDRVWLVLLVASVGLLLLTGWARAAFAALFVGMHLGMALTMRITVFPLVSIAGLLPFLPSVFWDAATAKFCESRVGKRLAATEWPTRVEQLVPKSRFGAVGSVPSGVARWVRRVRPPVVGSLLALVLLWNAATLGYVALPEDVSSTVDPEEYRWDMFAPEPRTTDGWYVVPGELASGERVDVFHRRAVRWDPPPNVARSYRNVRWFKYMMDLRASAYAPLRPQFAEYLCQRWNATHEDGVRRLELYYVEQPVRLDGPDPTERVKLHSHTCSGSA
- a CDS encoding cation:proton antiporter regulatory subunit is translated as MTVYETDVPGVGRKFEYEIDGDDRLVVLIHHDGKREVFRRRSAEADSEKLFELTDKQAREFGTLLEGAYFQPLDLERVQVPVGDEIIEWHDVGPDSPLVGQSLSDCGIRRRTGTSVLAVQRDGETFANPDADFELDAGDVVVALGTRAEHGTLADLVSN
- a CDS encoding cation:proton antiporter → MAEALVELGIAFTALAVAGALAARVDQSVIPAYILTGIVVGPNEPRSLGPLDLTLVSHSQVLDVGADLGVVFLLFFLGLEFSPDRLLARPTRLLGVGAADFAINFGVGAALAALFGFPLLTALFFASVVYISSSAVVTKSLVERGWIADPESDVILGTLVFEDLLIAVVLAVLSAVALGGGGVAAVLSSVATAAAFLLALAVTAVYGTPYVERLLSVEADELFLLFAVGITTLVAGEALAIGVSEAVAAFFVGIAFGRTNHAERLEDVVGPTRDLFAAVFFLTIGLTTDVTTFLDVGLLLAVAVVATGVSKLASGLLGGRFYGLNRRRSLRVGVGLVPRGEFSLVISSLAAAGGATVPRTDELTSFTVAYVLVMSILGTVAMQYADSLTAFRGGE
- a CDS encoding winged helix-turn-helix domain-containing protein — its product is MAPESSEVLLECVQKRGELLAEIRDGTVEKRDLTDSLPVSRSTVNRAISELTELEIVRERAGDCELTLYGESLYQSYRRFIHLYDKLLAAKPLLVNLPSSFPFDYDVLRSATVHVCERPDPRKPLTALHSRVEDGDEVQVLSSVVMPATVELYYEQITEQNLTAEFTLSAFVLEHLLSEYPEKTRTVLELEHTTFHTIEEDLTFELVVVDGTEVWFGVYDERGRIVGAFVADTSTAIEWAESLYADFRDGSSPIASSRGKFDMG
- a CDS encoding helix-turn-helix domain-containing protein, whose product is MSSISRLLSQGPSSASGREGDEQDPALIAIDDEAADDVFSALSSTTARSILSSLYEEPRTASEIADSTDTSLQNVNYHVNNLRDSDLIRVVDTGYSDQGREMKVYAPTNEALVVFASDDLERDSFWNTLKRLLGGVGLLAVVSLAIDRLVRQPASRRQLTPGTTGPTPSETFSLSPGAIFFLGAVFALLAVAAWWHFRSY
- a CDS encoding mechanosensitive ion channel family protein codes for the protein MFVLQLVPDLLSFVVSIALRAAFFVLGFAVVYAVGRLFFEPVMNRIVRARKLEPTLARPLRRLARVAVLFFALTFGFSAAGLGNLLSASATIAAALTLAVGLASQSLMSNVVSGAFIVADEKFQIGDWIRWGDTEGVVEDIGFRVTRVRTFDGELVTVPNSNLTASEVTNPAAADRLRVTLSFDVSREHDADEVSEMLRSEVAAIPETLSDPKPSVRATELTPDHVRLQIRFWIADPEHTDLVRVRSVVIRRVDERFAAEGVALAD
- a CDS encoding glutathione S-transferase family protein, producing MNMLVDGEWRTDAYESTDEEGEFDRQETAFRDWVEDDPDAKFPAEAGRYHLYVSYACPWAHRTLLVRSLKGLEDAISVSVVDPYRENDGWEFSPEKEGCTEDRVNGFDYLRETYVAADPEFTGRPTVPVLWDTERETIVNNESEEIMRMLDTAFDGVATRDVTLYPEGYRDEVDETIEDIYEPINNGVYRAGFAGTQRAYDRAVTELFDALDRYDDLLEDRRYLCGDALTEADVAMFTTLVRFDAVYHTHFKCNVRQISDYDNLWPYLRDLYQTEGVAETVHLDHIKEHYYRSHADLNPKRIVPKGPDIDFEAPHDRDELSGGPPEALEQVPK